A portion of the Halogeometricum sp. S1BR25-6 genome contains these proteins:
- a CDS encoding AzlD domain-containing protein: MPTDYGPVAIWGVAAVVGLATFAVRGSFVYLFGRIETVPPRVTRALRFVPPAVFAALVVPSLVVVDGSADLVPVAVSASASEGVSVAVGNERLLAGLVAAGAAWVTEDVFATIAAGMLTLWFLRFVV; encoded by the coding sequence ATGCCCACCGACTACGGGCCGGTCGCCATCTGGGGCGTCGCCGCCGTCGTCGGCCTCGCCACGTTCGCGGTCCGCGGGTCGTTCGTCTACCTGTTCGGCCGCATCGAGACGGTGCCGCCGCGGGTGACGCGCGCGCTTCGGTTCGTCCCGCCCGCGGTGTTCGCCGCGCTCGTCGTCCCCTCGCTGGTCGTGGTCGACGGGTCGGCCGACCTCGTTCCGGTCGCCGTCTCCGCCTCCGCCTCGGAGGGAGTCTCCGTCGCGGTCGGTAACGAACGGCTCCTCGCGGGCCTCGTCGCGGCGGGCGCCGCGTGGGTCACGGAGGACGTCTTCGCCACCATCGCCGCCGGCATGCTGACGCTGTGGTTTCTCCGCTTCGTCGTCTGA
- a CDS encoding AzlC family ABC transporter permease, with protein MPVSHVPPAVRRGVRDATPVAVGIVPFGLVTGVASVEAGLSPAQAVGFSVLAFAGASQLAVVDLLGRNAALAVAVLTGVVINLRLLMFSASIAPYFRPFGSRRKTLSSYLLTDQAYALAVSWYREADPDSTARFRYFVAAGGSLWVVWQASLVAGVVAGANVPASWGLEFAVPLVFLGLLVPAVSTRPTLAAAVVGGGVAVAGDVVVVGGSTGLPYNLSLVVGAVAGILAGVAVSASSDGTEGDDGEPGTPEGVSD; from the coding sequence GTGCCCGTCTCTCACGTCCCGCCCGCGGTTCGACGCGGCGTCCGCGACGCGACGCCCGTCGCAGTCGGTATCGTTCCGTTCGGACTGGTCACGGGCGTCGCCTCCGTGGAAGCGGGGCTCTCGCCGGCGCAGGCGGTCGGGTTCTCCGTTCTCGCCTTCGCGGGCGCCTCGCAGTTGGCCGTCGTCGACCTCCTGGGTCGGAACGCGGCGCTCGCCGTGGCCGTTCTCACGGGCGTCGTCATCAACCTCCGACTCCTGATGTTCTCGGCGTCCATCGCGCCGTACTTCCGACCGTTCGGCTCGCGCCGGAAGACGCTCTCCTCGTACCTCCTCACCGACCAGGCCTACGCGCTCGCCGTCTCGTGGTACCGCGAGGCTGACCCCGACTCGACGGCGCGATTCCGGTACTTCGTCGCCGCCGGGGGGTCGCTGTGGGTGGTCTGGCAGGCGTCGCTGGTCGCCGGGGTAGTCGCGGGCGCAAACGTGCCGGCGTCGTGGGGCCTGGAGTTCGCCGTCCCACTCGTGTTCTTGGGTCTCCTCGTTCCGGCCGTCTCGACCCGACCGACCCTCGCGGCGGCCGTCGTCGGCGGCGGCGTGGCCGTCGCGGGCGACGTGGTCGTGGTGGGCGGCAGCACCGGCCTCCCGTACAACCTCTCGCTCGTCGTCGGCGCCGTCGCCGGCATCCTCGCCGGCGTCGCCGTCTCCGCGTCGAGCGACGGGACGGAGGGCGACGACGGGGAACCGGGGACGCCCGAGGGGGTGAGCGACTGA
- a CDS encoding ArsR family transcriptional regulator, with protein sequence MKLAVPTDFDILRALSDGKRNTAVNLSHILDRDRSYINTRLPVLADYGLVERIGPARNSGLYAITEKGRVVLSQRDQYRTDDVDFDALVATQLETARSD encoded by the coding sequence ATGAAACTGGCAGTCCCCACAGATTTCGACATCCTGCGAGCCCTCTCCGACGGAAAGCGAAACACGGCGGTGAACCTCTCTCACATCCTCGACCGGGACCGCTCGTACATCAACACCCGACTGCCGGTGCTGGCCGACTACGGCCTCGTCGAGCGCATCGGTCCCGCACGGAACTCCGGGCTGTACGCCATCACCGAGAAGGGGCGCGTCGTCCTTTCACAACGCGACCAGTACCGAACCGACGACGTGGATTTCGACGCGCTGGTGGCGACCCAACTGGAGACGGCTCGGTCCGATTAG
- the arcS gene encoding archaeosine synthase subunit alpha codes for MTDYFEIHGRDGAARLGELRLAESVTTPALADEVTADAGSLWTAERTLPEGSEDVLTVLPHRSFPAGTDERVQESFAVDPPDVEYPSASVVSSETAADTGADAYILSDAGGFVGHGAAFREAIIEAKGALPADTALYLSGVATPRNVSTLAYAGVDLVDAKLARVKGRQGMYLTTESEYFLEDLEELPCACEACRVPREEFAREDCAAHNANVLEAELATVRRRIRDGRLRDYIEGQARHDQWLTAAFREFDQQYGYLEARTPVVRNAEISAASSDTIRRAEIQRFAERVTTRYRNRFDNPLVLVPCSATKPYSESQSHSQFHDAVQFRAHVASMTSPIGVVPSELELTYPAQHYDSVVTGRWSEDEKGFVATVLRRYLERNDYPRVIAHVPGDGYRDICERVEEQVGVPFEYTVEDHPTTTDSLANLMSTLQGELKYSKREREHNTVSAIADFQFGDGAGDDLFADADIEMNSRYPKLQVWNEGGEQLATMVPQYGVLSFTLEGARVWSESDAPTKRVEIDNFAPHGSVLAPGVVDADDDIRVGDEVVVEGPKAFAVGRAEMFGAEMAESTRGVAVEVRHVEEK; via the coding sequence ATGACCGACTACTTCGAGATTCACGGGCGCGACGGGGCCGCCCGACTCGGCGAACTCCGCCTCGCGGAGTCCGTGACGACGCCCGCCCTCGCCGACGAGGTGACCGCGGACGCGGGCAGTCTCTGGACCGCCGAGCGAACCCTCCCCGAGGGGTCCGAGGACGTGCTCACGGTGTTGCCGCACCGGTCGTTCCCCGCCGGTACCGACGAACGCGTCCAGGAGTCGTTCGCCGTCGACCCGCCGGACGTCGAGTATCCGAGCGCGTCGGTCGTCTCCTCGGAGACGGCCGCCGACACCGGCGCGGACGCCTACATTCTGTCGGACGCGGGCGGGTTCGTCGGCCACGGCGCGGCGTTCCGCGAGGCGATTATCGAGGCCAAGGGGGCGCTCCCGGCCGACACCGCACTCTACCTCTCGGGCGTCGCCACCCCGCGTAACGTCTCGACGCTGGCGTACGCCGGCGTGGACCTCGTGGACGCCAAACTCGCCCGCGTGAAGGGCCGGCAGGGGATGTATCTCACCACCGAGAGCGAGTACTTCCTCGAGGACTTGGAGGAACTGCCCTGCGCCTGCGAGGCGTGCCGCGTCCCCCGCGAGGAGTTCGCACGCGAGGACTGCGCGGCCCACAACGCGAACGTCCTCGAAGCGGAACTCGCCACCGTTCGCCGGCGGATTCGGGACGGCCGCCTGCGAGACTACATCGAGGGGCAGGCCCGCCACGACCAGTGGCTCACGGCCGCCTTCCGGGAGTTCGACCAGCAGTACGGCTACCTCGAAGCACGGACGCCCGTGGTCCGCAACGCCGAGATATCGGCGGCCTCCTCGGACACGATTCGCCGCGCCGAGATTCAGCGCTTCGCCGAACGCGTGACGACGCGCTATCGAAACCGCTTCGACAACCCCCTCGTCCTCGTCCCCTGTTCGGCGACGAAACCGTACAGCGAGTCCCAGAGTCACTCGCAGTTCCACGACGCCGTCCAGTTCCGCGCGCACGTCGCCTCCATGACCTCGCCCATCGGCGTCGTTCCCTCGGAACTCGAACTCACCTACCCCGCCCAGCACTACGACTCGGTGGTGACGGGCCGGTGGTCCGAGGACGAGAAGGGCTTCGTCGCCACCGTTCTTCGACGGTATCTCGAACGCAACGACTACCCCCGCGTCATCGCGCACGTCCCCGGAGACGGCTACCGGGATATCTGCGAGCGAGTCGAAGAACAGGTGGGCGTGCCGTTCGAGTACACCGTCGAGGACCACCCGACGACGACCGATTCCTTGGCGAACCTCATGTCCACCCTCCAGGGCGAACTGAAGTACTCGAAGCGGGAGCGAGAGCACAACACCGTGAGCGCCATCGCCGACTTCCAGTTCGGCGACGGGGCGGGCGACGACCTGTTCGCCGACGCGGACATAGAGATGAACAGCCGCTACCCCAAACTGCAGGTCTGGAACGAAGGGGGCGAACAGTTGGCGACGATGGTGCCGCAGTACGGCGTCCTCTCCTTCACGCTCGAAGGTGCGCGCGTCTGGAGCGAGTCGGACGCGCCCACCAAGCGCGTCGAAATCGACAACTTCGCGCCGCACGGTAGCGTCCTCGCGCCGGGCGTCGTGGACGCGGACGACGACATCCGCGTCGGCGACGAAGTCGTCGTCGAGGGGCCGAAGGCGTTCGCCGTCGGCCGCGCGGAGATGTTCGGCGCCGAAATGGCCGAGAGCACCCGCGGTGTGGCCGTCGAGGTGCGTCACGTCGAAGAGAAGTAG
- a CDS encoding pyridoxamine 5'-phosphate oxidase family protein, with protein MRRTGPWSADEAATFLESATVPIRLACRTPDGGLWMLSLWYVWVGGEEPELCCATGADADVVRYLRANDEVAFEVSTNDPPYRGVRGRGTATVEPDEGKALLRSLLERYLGGADNELGAFLLDEGREEVRIRISPERLHSWDFTDRMRDVTAEADAPTPSRLRGPD; from the coding sequence ATGAGACGCACCGGTCCGTGGTCGGCCGACGAGGCGGCGACGTTTCTCGAATCCGCGACCGTCCCGATTCGACTGGCGTGTCGGACGCCGGACGGCGGCCTGTGGATGCTGTCGCTGTGGTACGTGTGGGTCGGGGGCGAGGAACCGGAACTGTGCTGCGCGACGGGCGCGGACGCCGACGTGGTCCGCTACCTCCGCGCGAACGACGAGGTGGCCTTCGAGGTGTCGACGAACGACCCGCCGTACCGCGGCGTCCGCGGGCGCGGGACGGCGACCGTCGAACCCGACGAGGGGAAGGCGCTGCTTCGGAGCCTCTTAGAGCGATACCTCGGCGGCGCCGACAACGAACTCGGCGCGTTCCTGTTGGACGAGGGGAGAGAGGAGGTGCGAATCCGAATCTCGCCCGAGCGCCTGCACTCGTGGGACTTCACCGACCGAATGCGGGACGTGACCGCCGAGGCGGACGCGCCGACGCCGAGTCGACTGCGCGGCCCGGACTGA
- a CDS encoding DUF7282 domain-containing protein, translating to MQRALTVFAALVVLVGGIPAGAAAQQSSPEATVSFAAQPSGGHTVVVESVELSEGGFVTIHDASVTEGNVLGSVVGTSAYLEAGTHENVTVHLDEPPTESGAFVAMPHLDTDGDRVYDFVADNGETDGPYTADGSAVVSQANVTVAATVSMSEQPTDGASVVVDRVELSEGGFVTVHDASVTEGAVFESIRGTSEYLAPGVHENVRIALDAPVNESTTLVPMAHVDSDGDEEYTFPESEGQTDGPYTVDGNPVVDTAEVTLSETANVTFTAQSTGGRSVVVDSAFLPEGGFVTVHDASVTEGAVFESIRGTSAYLAPGLHRDVRVSLDAPVNESTTLVPMAHVDSDGDMEYTFPESEGEADGPYTADGEPVVAQAAVNVSADVHMMSQASDGHGVVVDRVELSEGGFVTVHDASLFAGEVEGSILGTSEYLAPGVHENVTVTFEEPIRASQTLVPMAHMDTDGDEEYTFPEADGPYTADGEAVVDTARVSVNAVVAVSNQTTDGRSVTIDSVTLADGGFVTVHDASVTEGAVFDSVRGTSEYLAPGTHENVTVELSAPLNETTTIVPMAHMDTNGNEAYDFVTSEGEADGPYVARGGPVVATAEVSLSGETTETGTEMGTGTEMSEMTETEQEMGMEAATETNGGEATSTDGSTPGFGVAVAVVALLAAALLAVRRD from the coding sequence ATGCAACGCGCACTAACAGTGTTCGCAGCGCTGGTCGTTCTCGTCGGGGGCATCCCGGCGGGTGCGGCCGCACAACAGTCGTCGCCGGAGGCGACAGTATCGTTCGCCGCCCAACCCTCGGGCGGACACACCGTCGTCGTCGAGAGCGTCGAACTCTCGGAGGGCGGGTTCGTGACGATTCACGACGCGAGCGTCACCGAAGGGAACGTCCTCGGGAGCGTCGTCGGCACCTCCGCGTACCTCGAGGCGGGGACGCACGAGAACGTCACCGTCCACCTCGACGAACCCCCGACCGAGTCGGGCGCGTTCGTCGCCATGCCGCACCTCGACACCGACGGCGACCGCGTCTACGACTTCGTCGCCGACAACGGCGAGACGGACGGTCCGTACACCGCCGACGGGTCGGCCGTCGTCTCGCAGGCGAACGTCACCGTCGCCGCGACGGTATCGATGAGCGAGCAACCCACCGACGGCGCCTCGGTCGTCGTGGACCGCGTGGAACTCTCCGAGGGCGGGTTCGTGACGGTTCACGACGCCTCGGTCACGGAAGGCGCCGTCTTCGAGAGCATCCGCGGCACCTCCGAGTATCTCGCTCCCGGCGTCCACGAGAACGTCCGTATCGCGCTGGACGCGCCCGTGAACGAGTCGACGACGCTGGTTCCGATGGCGCACGTGGACTCGGACGGCGACGAGGAGTACACCTTCCCCGAGAGCGAAGGCCAGACGGACGGTCCGTACACGGTCGACGGTAACCCCGTCGTCGACACCGCCGAGGTGACGCTCTCGGAGACGGCGAACGTGACGTTTACCGCGCAGTCGACCGGCGGGCGGTCCGTCGTCGTCGATAGCGCCTTCCTGCCCGAGGGCGGGTTCGTAACGGTTCACGACGCGAGCGTGACGGAGGGAGCCGTCTTCGAGAGCATCCGCGGCACCTCCGCGTACCTCGCGCCCGGTCTGCACCGGGACGTCCGCGTCTCCTTGGACGCGCCCGTGAACGAGTCGACGACGCTGGTTCCGATGGCGCACGTGGACTCCGACGGCGACATGGAGTACACCTTCCCTGAGAGCGAGGGTGAGGCGGACGGTCCGTACACGGCCGACGGTGAACCCGTCGTTGCGCAGGCCGCGGTGAACGTCTCCGCCGACGTCCACATGATGTCGCAGGCCTCCGACGGGCACGGCGTCGTCGTGGACCGCGTCGAACTCTCGGAGGGCGGGTTCGTCACCGTCCACGACGCCTCGCTGTTCGCCGGCGAGGTCGAGGGCAGCATACTCGGCACCTCGGAGTACCTCGCCCCCGGCGTCCACGAGAACGTCACCGTAACGTTCGAGGAACCAATCCGCGCCTCGCAGACGCTGGTTCCGATGGCGCACATGGACACCGACGGCGACGAGGAGTACACGTTCCCCGAGGCCGACGGCCCGTACACGGCCGACGGTGAGGCCGTCGTCGACACCGCGCGCGTCTCCGTGAACGCCGTCGTCGCCGTCTCGAACCAGACGACCGACGGGCGGAGCGTGACGATAGACTCCGTGACGCTGGCGGACGGCGGATTCGTGACGGTGCACGACGCGAGCGTCACCGAAGGCGCCGTCTTCGACAGCGTCCGCGGCACCTCCGAGTACCTCGCGCCCGGCACCCACGAGAACGTCACCGTCGAACTCTCCGCGCCCCTGAACGAGACGACGACCATCGTCCCGATGGCGCACATGGACACGAACGGCAACGAGGCCTACGACTTCGTCACCAGCGAGGGCGAGGCCGACGGGCCGTACGTCGCCCGCGGCGGTCCGGTCGTCGCCACGGCGGAGGTCTCCCTCTCCGGCGAGACGACCGAAACCGGGACGGAGATGGGCACGGGCACCGAGATGTCCGAGATGACCGAGACGGAGCAGGAGATGGGCATGGAGGCGGCCACCGAGACGAACGGCGGCGAGGCGACGAGCACCGACGGCAGCACGCCCGGGTTCGGCGTCGCCGTCGCCGTCGTCGCCCTCCTCGCGGCGGCCCTCCTCGCGGTCCGGCGCGACTGA
- a CDS encoding ArsR/SmtB family transcription factor — MEAVLWYVLTGTRGGANRARILRTLDERPRNANQLAEELELDYKTVRHHLDVLMDNDVVQRSGDDYGAVYLPSPRAQSNWETIEEILEGME, encoded by the coding sequence ATGGAGGCCGTCCTGTGGTACGTGCTGACCGGAACGCGCGGCGGAGCGAACCGCGCGCGTATCCTTCGGACGCTCGATGAGCGGCCTCGCAACGCGAACCAACTCGCCGAGGAGTTAGAGTTGGACTACAAGACGGTCAGACATCACCTCGACGTGCTGATGGACAACGACGTCGTTCAGCGGAGCGGCGACGACTACGGCGCTGTCTATCTGCCCTCCCCGCGAGCGCAGTCGAACTGGGAGACGATAGAGGAGATTCTAGAGGGGATGGAGTGA
- the tgtA gene encoding tRNA guanosine(15) transglycosylase TgtA yields MRDHFEIRDGDAAGRIGELDVPRAGVTVETPALMPVVNPNIITVSPARLEREFGAQILITNSYIIHKNDDLREEALESGLHEMLGFDGAIVTDSGSFQLAEYGEISVTTREILEFQYDVGTDIGTPVDIPTPPDVPREQAEEELAVTAKALRDAEDVDTGEMLVNAPVQGSTYPDLREEAGRAAYATELDVFPVGAVVPLMNAYRYDDMVDAVAGAKRGLGRDAPVHLFGAGHPMMFALAVAMGCDLFDSAAYALYARDGRYLTVRGTEHLEDLDYLPCSCPICAEHSPDDLRAAEGEEQERLLAEHNLHVSFEELRRVKQAIRSGNLLELVEERARSHPAMLDGYRTLLDHADQLEREDPVSKGSFFSVSAESARRPEVRRHHDRLDRLDVSGTVLLTQAGTPTGDRFDAAWRVLPPFGPFPRALSETYPLTAQVPDRTDRAASEAAAAGVARLVESNPDASFVLAHDGWPETALARVPDGVELEPLDGVSPDGVSPDDADETV; encoded by the coding sequence ATGCGCGACCACTTCGAGATACGCGACGGGGACGCCGCCGGCAGAATCGGCGAACTCGACGTCCCCCGCGCGGGCGTGACGGTGGAGACGCCGGCCCTGATGCCGGTCGTCAACCCCAACATCATCACGGTGTCGCCCGCGCGCCTCGAACGCGAGTTCGGGGCCCAGATACTCATCACGAACTCCTACATCATCCACAAGAACGACGACCTGCGCGAGGAGGCCTTAGAATCGGGCCTCCACGAGATGCTCGGCTTCGACGGCGCCATCGTGACCGACTCGGGGTCGTTCCAACTCGCCGAGTACGGCGAGATATCCGTGACGACCCGCGAGATTCTGGAGTTCCAGTACGACGTTGGGACCGATATCGGCACGCCCGTCGACATCCCGACGCCGCCGGACGTCCCCCGGGAGCAGGCCGAAGAGGAACTCGCGGTCACCGCGAAGGCTCTGCGCGACGCCGAGGACGTCGATACCGGCGAGATGCTCGTCAACGCGCCCGTGCAGGGGTCGACGTACCCCGACCTGCGCGAGGAGGCGGGCCGGGCGGCGTACGCGACGGAGTTGGACGTGTTCCCCGTCGGCGCCGTCGTCCCCCTGATGAACGCCTACCGCTACGACGACATGGTCGACGCGGTGGCGGGCGCCAAACGCGGACTCGGCCGCGACGCGCCCGTCCACCTGTTCGGCGCCGGCCACCCGATGATGTTCGCCCTCGCGGTAGCGATGGGTTGTGACCTGTTCGACTCGGCCGCCTACGCCCTGTACGCCCGCGACGGACGCTACCTCACCGTCCGCGGCACCGAACACCTCGAGGACCTCGACTACCTGCCCTGTTCGTGTCCCATCTGCGCCGAGCACTCCCCGGACGACTTGCGCGCGGCGGAGGGCGAAGAACAGGAGCGACTCCTCGCCGAGCACAACCTCCACGTCTCCTTCGAGGAACTCCGACGCGTGAAGCAGGCGATTCGGTCGGGCAACCTCCTCGAACTGGTCGAAGAGCGCGCCCGGTCGCACCCCGCGATGCTCGACGGCTACCGCACCCTCCTCGACCACGCCGACCAACTCGAACGCGAGGACCCCGTCTCGAAGGGGTCGTTCTTCTCCGTCTCCGCGGAGAGCGCCCGCCGGCCGGAGGTGCGCCGTCACCACGACAGACTCGACCGGTTGGACGTTTCCGGGACGGTGCTGCTCACGCAGGCCGGGACACCGACGGGTGACCGCTTCGACGCGGCGTGGCGCGTCCTCCCGCCGTTCGGACCGTTCCCGCGCGCCCTCTCGGAGACGTACCCGCTCACCGCGCAGGTCCCCGACCGGACCGACCGCGCCGCCTCCGAGGCGGCCGCGGCGGGCGTCGCGCGACTGGTCGAGTCGAACCCGGACGCGTCGTTCGTTCTCGCGCACGACGGGTGGCCCGAGACGGCCCTCGCCCGCGTCCCCGACGGCGTCGAACTGGAACCGCTCGACGGAGTGTCTCCGGACGGCGTATCGCCCGACGACGCCGACGAGACGGTCTGA
- a CDS encoding CPBP family intramembrane glutamic endopeptidase, which translates to MSTDPRTSSSGSSVSPDSDARSLRARLRALLVAVLLAGLGIAVGSVLVLAAGVALSLAGVPITPVLSIVISLALATGVGFGGVAVLYLWYRDFDISYVGVRVPSLREFAYVVGGYVLALGLAFSAAVVISSVGAEGGTNNAAQIGMENPEVLLLLIPASILLIGPGEELLYRGVVQNRIRERFPAVVAIPVASLIFASIHYFSLSGAPSARLISIAVLVLPTLVFGAVYELSDNIVVPALTHGAYNATLFSGLYLFVKYGGQMQQPAFLP; encoded by the coding sequence GTGTCTACTGACCCACGAACGTCCTCGTCCGGGTCTTCGGTCTCGCCGGACTCGGACGCACGCTCGCTTCGCGCCCGCCTCCGGGCGCTCCTCGTCGCCGTCCTGTTGGCCGGTCTGGGTATCGCCGTCGGTTCGGTCCTCGTACTCGCCGCCGGCGTCGCCCTGAGCCTCGCCGGCGTGCCGATAACGCCCGTCCTGAGCATCGTCATCTCCTTGGCGCTGGCGACCGGCGTCGGGTTCGGCGGCGTCGCCGTTCTCTACCTCTGGTACCGCGACTTCGACATCTCCTACGTCGGCGTCCGCGTGCCGTCGCTCCGCGAGTTCGCCTACGTGGTCGGCGGCTACGTCCTCGCGCTCGGATTGGCGTTCTCGGCGGCGGTCGTCATCTCCTCGGTCGGCGCCGAGGGCGGGACGAACAACGCCGCGCAGATCGGCATGGAGAACCCCGAGGTGCTGTTGCTGCTCATCCCGGCGTCCATCCTGCTCATCGGTCCCGGCGAGGAACTGCTCTACCGCGGCGTCGTCCAGAACCGCATCCGCGAGCGGTTCCCGGCCGTGGTGGCGATTCCCGTCGCGAGCCTCATCTTCGCGTCTATCCACTACTTCTCGCTGTCGGGCGCCCCCTCCGCGCGCCTCATCAGCATCGCGGTGCTCGTGCTCCCGACGCTCGTCTTCGGCGCCGTCTACGAACTCTCGGACAACATCGTCGTCCCCGCGCTGACCCACGGCGCGTACAACGCGACGCTGTTCTCGGGGCTCTACCTCTTCGTGAAGTACGGCGGACAGATGCAGCAACCCGCCTTCCTCCCCTAG
- a CDS encoding NUDIX hydrolase, producing MARDADADEDLTWATTGTDIDYSCPGFDVRRDEVTLPDGTETDFHYVDEPAAAVILPFTPDGDVVLVEEWRQAVGRVNRGLPAGSLESDDDDVETAARRELEEETGYEAGEMESLGAVEPSNGLLNSVHHHFVARDCEPTGERNLDFNESIRVAVEAYDDLLAAALDGDLRDGRTLVGVLRYELAERWR from the coding sequence ATGGCACGCGACGCGGACGCCGACGAGGACCTGACGTGGGCGACGACCGGCACCGACATCGACTACTCCTGCCCGGGGTTCGACGTCCGGCGGGACGAGGTGACGCTTCCCGACGGCACCGAGACGGACTTTCACTACGTGGACGAACCGGCTGCGGCCGTGATTCTCCCCTTTACGCCCGACGGCGACGTGGTGCTCGTCGAGGAGTGGCGACAGGCGGTCGGTCGGGTGAACCGCGGCCTGCCCGCGGGGTCGCTCGAATCCGACGACGACGACGTCGAGACGGCCGCGCGTCGCGAACTCGAAGAGGAGACGGGGTACGAGGCCGGGGAGATGGAGTCTCTCGGCGCGGTCGAACCCTCCAACGGCCTCCTGAACTCCGTCCACCACCACTTCGTCGCGCGCGACTGCGAACCGACGGGCGAGCGGAACCTCGATTTCAACGAGAGTATCCGAGTCGCCGTCGAGGCGTACGACGACCTGCTCGCGGCGGCGCTGGACGGCGACCTGCGCGACGGACGCACGCTCGTCGGCGTCCTCAGATACGAACTCGCCGAGCGCTGGCGCTGA
- a CDS encoding VOC family protein, which produces MDVTEIDHANLHIPADGVESAVAFYRDRLGLQIENRELYEAGEKPFFSVRLAPGAVLHLQPDEEFRTPSGDGFDHLAFRVDADIEDLKAELDEAGVELDRELEPLGATGVAPAVYVTDPFGYTLELKATRD; this is translated from the coding sequence ATGGACGTCACCGAGATAGACCACGCGAACCTCCACATCCCGGCGGACGGCGTCGAGAGCGCCGTCGCGTTCTACCGCGACCGATTGGGGCTGCAGATAGAGAACCGCGAGTTGTACGAGGCGGGCGAGAAACCCTTCTTCTCCGTGCGCCTCGCGCCGGGCGCCGTCCTCCACCTGCAACCCGACGAGGAGTTCCGGACGCCGTCGGGGGACGGGTTCGACCACCTCGCCTTCCGCGTCGACGCCGACATTGAGGACCTGAAAGCCGAGTTGGACGAGGCGGGCGTCGAACTCGACCGCGAACTCGAACCGCTCGGCGCGACGGGCGTCGCCCCCGCCGTCTACGTCACAGACCCGTTCGGCTACACGCTCGAACTGAAAGCGACACGCGACTGA
- a CDS encoding metal-dependent hydrolase, with product MFVGHEFFAFALAGVGVRLAGGDARTALTAGFVAALCALLPDLDIAYGFATYLLAVGRGAPLSWEAFWVVANGVHRVVTHPLPVGVAATCWFAAAAAVGRVRDARADVRAVSVTAAGALAVVALLAAGAVVPAMGRVAGDASAVVAAVYLGTVCVAGLAVARRTDAPVGVLVVAAGVGFLSHPFGDVFMAAPPPLFSPFAAAPPTGRVAFAADQTLNLLGVLFVEVAAVWAGFLVCLRLTGRRLREAFAGRAVVGVGYAPAAFLLPQPTMVDAHVLGFTVVPLAVVVGATAAGWGTGTRADRAVRGLATGLATLTVAGGAYLLVYLLA from the coding sequence ATGTTCGTCGGACACGAGTTCTTCGCGTTCGCCCTCGCCGGCGTCGGCGTCCGTCTGGCCGGTGGAGACGCGCGTACCGCCCTCACCGCAGGGTTCGTCGCCGCCCTCTGCGCGCTCCTTCCGGACCTCGACATCGCCTACGGGTTCGCGACGTACCTCCTCGCCGTCGGCCGCGGCGCGCCCCTCTCCTGGGAGGCGTTCTGGGTCGTCGCCAACGGCGTCCACCGCGTCGTCACGCACCCCCTCCCCGTCGGCGTCGCCGCGACGTGTTGGTTCGCGGCCGCCGCCGCGGTCGGACGCGTCCGCGACGCCCGGGCGGACGTCCGCGCCGTTTCAGTGACCGCGGCCGGCGCTCTCGCCGTCGTCGCTCTCCTCGCCGCCGGGGCCGTCGTCCCGGCGATGGGCCGCGTCGCGGGCGACGCGTCGGCCGTCGTCGCCGCCGTCTACCTCGGCACCGTCTGCGTCGCCGGCCTCGCCGTCGCCCGACGGACCGACGCACCGGTGGGCGTCCTCGTCGTCGCCGCCGGCGTCGGCTTCCTCTCGCACCCCTTCGGCGACGTGTTCATGGCCGCGCCGCCGCCGCTGTTCTCGCCGTTCGCCGCCGCACCGCCGACCGGTCGGGTGGCGTTCGCGGCCGACCAGACGCTGAACCTCCTCGGCGTCCTCTTCGTCGAGGTGGCGGCGGTGTGGGCGGGCTTTCTCGTCTGCCTCCGCCTGACCGGCCGCCGCCTGCGCGAGGCGTTCGCGGGCCGGGCCGTCGTCGGCGTCGGCTACGCGCCCGCGGCGTTCCTGCTCCCCCAACCGACGATGGTTGACGCGCACGTCCTCGGGTTCACCGTCGTCCCCCTCGCCGTCGTCGTCGGCGCGACGGCCGCCGGGTGGGGGACCGGAACGCGGGCCGACCGCGCGGTGCGCGGCCTCGCGACCGGACTCGCGACGCTGACGGTGGCCGGAGGGGCGTACCTGCTGGTGTACCTGCTGGCGTGA